The Malus domestica chromosome 10, GDT2T_hap1 genome contains a region encoding:
- the LOC114823462 gene encoding uncharacterized protein At4g06744-like isoform X1, with the protein MGAFSFISSLLISTLLVHLCLYHCKVEAFEIIIGGGGGASPPVPSPKYQDCPPPPPPPCPPPPPPPSPPSPQPSPPPPPSPQPSPPPPPSPPPPPSPQTPSPPPPSPQPSPPPPPSPQPSPPPPPSSPQPSPPPPPSPKPSPPPPPSPQTSPPPPPSSPQPSPPPPPSPKPSPPPPPSPQTSPPPPPSPQPSPPPPPSSPQPSPPPPPSPKPSPPPPPSSPQPSPPPPPSPKPSPPPPPSPQTSPPPPPSPPPPSPHHSPPPPAPPPPPSPQPVLPPPPPPSPQPSPPPPSPYPFDSDRIKIAYYVIKKFVAKIKSDPKGFAKTWRGAEVCNYKGFVCAVHPVYKKKAVSGLDINGAMFEGFNNKLPLRGFLDELPDLVFYHANSNNFTGSVPVNPAMLRYFYELDLSNNKLTGRFPYEVLRAKNLTFLDLRFNFFTGPVPAQVFDLGVDVLFLNNNNFTKQIPDNLGSSPAHYFTFANNKFTGPIPRSIGQASKTLYEVLFLGNKLSGCLPYEIGYLNQATVFDVSSNYLTGPIPASFACLAKIVYLNLAKNKFYGPVPEMVCKLSTLGNLSLADNYFTVVGPECQKLVNRKILDVSKNCILGQPNQRTKMECATFFSKPRKCPNEKEMTYIPCKRPYSGSNEKKTDHLPRAPLSYGTLIPHRL; encoded by the exons ATGGGTGCCttctctttcatttcttcacTTTTGATCTCAACATTGTTGGTGCATTTATGTTTGTACCATTGTAAGGTTGAAGCCTTCGAGATAATCATAGGTGGAGGAGGAGGTGCCAGCCCTCCTGTTCCTTCCCCCAAATACCAAGACTGTcctcctccccctccccctccaTGCCCACCGCCGCCTCCACCACCGTCGCCTCCATCACCACAGCCTTCACCACCGCCGCCTCCATCACCACAGCCTTCACCACCGCCGCCTCCATCACCACCGCCGCCACCATCACCACAGACTCCATCACCGCCGCCTCCATCACCACAGCCTTCACCACCGCCGCCTCCATCACCACAGCCTTCACCACCACCGCCTCCATCATCACCACAGCCTTCACCACCACCGCCTCCATCACCAAAACCTTCACCACCGCCGCCTCCATCACCACAAACTTCACCACCGCCGCCTCCATCATCACCACAGCCTTCACCACCACCGCCTCCATCACCAAAACCTTCACCACCGCCGCCTCCATCACCACAGACTTCACCACCGCCGCCTCCATCACCACAGCCTTCACCACCACCGCCTCCATCATCACCACAGCCTTCACCACCACCGCCTCCATCACCAAAACCTTCACCACCGCCGCCTCCATCATCACCACAGCCTTCACCACCACCGCCTCCATCACCAAAACCTTCACCACCGCCGCCTCCATCACCACAGACTTCACCACCGCCGCCTCCATCACCACCGCCTCCATCACCACATCATTCACCACCGCCACCTGCTCCCCCTCCCCCTCCAAGCCCACAGCCAGTGCTGCCACCACCGCCGCCTCCATCACCACAGCCTTCACCGCCACCACCTTCCCCCTACCCCTTCGACAGCGACCGAATTAAAATTGCCTACTATGTGATTAAGAAGTTCGTAGCCAAAATCAAGTCCGACCCAAAGGGCTTCGCAAAGACATGGCGAGGTGCGGAAGTTTGCAACTACAAGGGCTTTGTCTGCGCCGTTCATCCTGTCTACAAGAAGAAAGCAGTCTCCGGTTTAGACATCAACGGGGCTATGTTCGAAGGTTTCAACAATAAACTTCCACTCCGTGGCTTCCTTGACGAGTTACCAGACTTGGTGTTTTATCATGCAAACTCCAACAACTTCACAGGCTCAGTCCCGGTAAACCCTGCCATGCTTCGATACTTCTACGAGCTCGATCTCAGCAACAACAAGCTAACTGGAAGGTTTCCGTACGAAGTTTTAAGAGCAAAAAATTTGACATTTTTGGACCTCCGGTTCAACTTCTTTACCGGTCCTGTCCCAGCCCAAGTCTTCGACCTAGGAGTTGATGTGCTCttcctcaacaacaacaatttcaCTAAGCAGATCCCTGACAATCTTGGCTCCTCACCTGCCCATTACTTCACTTTTGCCAACAACAAATTCACCGGTCCGATCCCAAGAAGCATTGGCCAAGCATCCAAAACTCTTTATGAAGTTCTCTTCCTTGGGAACAAGCTTTCAG GGTGTCTGCCATACGAAATTGGGTACCTTAACCAGGCCACCGTGTTCGATGTAAGTTCCAACTACTTAACAGGCCCAATACCAGCCTCGTTTGCTTGCTTGGCCAAGATAGTGTATCTAAACTTAGCCAAGAACAAGTTCTACGGACCCGTGCCTGAGATGGTGTGCAAGTTGTCTACCCTGGGGAACTTGTCTTTGGCAGACAACTATTTCACTGTGGTCGGTCCAGAGTGCCAGAAATTGGTTAATAGAAAGATACTTGATGTTAGTAAGAACTGCATTTTGGGCCAACCAAATCAGAGAACAAAGATGGAATGTGCTACTTTCTTCTCCAAGCCTAGAAAGTGTCCCAACGAGAAGGAGATGACTTACATTCCTTGTAAAAGGCCGTATTCAGGTTCAAATGAGAAGAAGACCGATCATCTGCCACGAGCTCCACTATCATATGGTACTCTTATACCACATAGGCTTTGA
- the LOC114823462 gene encoding uncharacterized protein At4g06744-like isoform X2, protein MGAFSFISSLLISTLLVHLCLYHCKVEAFEIIIGGGGGASPPVPSPKYQDCPPPPPPPCPPPPPSPQPSPPPPPSPPPPPSPQTPSPPPPSPQPSPPPPPSPQPSPPPPPSSPQPSPPPPPSPKPSPPPPPSPQTSPPPPPSSPQPSPPPPPSPKPSPPPPPSPQTSPPPPPSPQPSPPPPPSSPQPSPPPPPSPKPSPPPPPSSPQPSPPPPPSPKPSPPPPPSPQTSPPPPPSPPPPSPHHSPPPPAPPPPPSPQPVLPPPPPPSPQPSPPPPSPYPFDSDRIKIAYYVIKKFVAKIKSDPKGFAKTWRGAEVCNYKGFVCAVHPVYKKKAVSGLDINGAMFEGFNNKLPLRGFLDELPDLVFYHANSNNFTGSVPVNPAMLRYFYELDLSNNKLTGRFPYEVLRAKNLTFLDLRFNFFTGPVPAQVFDLGVDVLFLNNNNFTKQIPDNLGSSPAHYFTFANNKFTGPIPRSIGQASKTLYEVLFLGNKLSGCLPYEIGYLNQATVFDVSSNYLTGPIPASFACLAKIVYLNLAKNKFYGPVPEMVCKLSTLGNLSLADNYFTVVGPECQKLVNRKILDVSKNCILGQPNQRTKMECATFFSKPRKCPNEKEMTYIPCKRPYSGSNEKKTDHLPRAPLSYGTLIPHRL, encoded by the exons ATGGGTGCCttctctttcatttcttcacTTTTGATCTCAACATTGTTGGTGCATTTATGTTTGTACCATTGTAAGGTTGAAGCCTTCGAGATAATCATAGGTGGAGGAGGAGGTGCCAGCCCTCCTGTTCCTTCCCCCAAATACCAAGACTGTcctcctccccctccccctccaTGCCCACCGCCGC CTCCATCACCACAGCCTTCACCACCGCCGCCTCCATCACCACCGCCGCCACCATCACCACAGACTCCATCACCGCCGCCTCCATCACCACAGCCTTCACCACCGCCGCCTCCATCACCACAGCCTTCACCACCACCGCCTCCATCATCACCACAGCCTTCACCACCACCGCCTCCATCACCAAAACCTTCACCACCGCCGCCTCCATCACCACAAACTTCACCACCGCCGCCTCCATCATCACCACAGCCTTCACCACCACCGCCTCCATCACCAAAACCTTCACCACCGCCGCCTCCATCACCACAGACTTCACCACCGCCGCCTCCATCACCACAGCCTTCACCACCACCGCCTCCATCATCACCACAGCCTTCACCACCACCGCCTCCATCACCAAAACCTTCACCACCGCCGCCTCCATCATCACCACAGCCTTCACCACCACCGCCTCCATCACCAAAACCTTCACCACCGCCGCCTCCATCACCACAGACTTCACCACCGCCGCCTCCATCACCACCGCCTCCATCACCACATCATTCACCACCGCCACCTGCTCCCCCTCCCCCTCCAAGCCCACAGCCAGTGCTGCCACCACCGCCGCCTCCATCACCACAGCCTTCACCGCCACCACCTTCCCCCTACCCCTTCGACAGCGACCGAATTAAAATTGCCTACTATGTGATTAAGAAGTTCGTAGCCAAAATCAAGTCCGACCCAAAGGGCTTCGCAAAGACATGGCGAGGTGCGGAAGTTTGCAACTACAAGGGCTTTGTCTGCGCCGTTCATCCTGTCTACAAGAAGAAAGCAGTCTCCGGTTTAGACATCAACGGGGCTATGTTCGAAGGTTTCAACAATAAACTTCCACTCCGTGGCTTCCTTGACGAGTTACCAGACTTGGTGTTTTATCATGCAAACTCCAACAACTTCACAGGCTCAGTCCCGGTAAACCCTGCCATGCTTCGATACTTCTACGAGCTCGATCTCAGCAACAACAAGCTAACTGGAAGGTTTCCGTACGAAGTTTTAAGAGCAAAAAATTTGACATTTTTGGACCTCCGGTTCAACTTCTTTACCGGTCCTGTCCCAGCCCAAGTCTTCGACCTAGGAGTTGATGTGCTCttcctcaacaacaacaatttcaCTAAGCAGATCCCTGACAATCTTGGCTCCTCACCTGCCCATTACTTCACTTTTGCCAACAACAAATTCACCGGTCCGATCCCAAGAAGCATTGGCCAAGCATCCAAAACTCTTTATGAAGTTCTCTTCCTTGGGAACAAGCTTTCAG GGTGTCTGCCATACGAAATTGGGTACCTTAACCAGGCCACCGTGTTCGATGTAAGTTCCAACTACTTAACAGGCCCAATACCAGCCTCGTTTGCTTGCTTGGCCAAGATAGTGTATCTAAACTTAGCCAAGAACAAGTTCTACGGACCCGTGCCTGAGATGGTGTGCAAGTTGTCTACCCTGGGGAACTTGTCTTTGGCAGACAACTATTTCACTGTGGTCGGTCCAGAGTGCCAGAAATTGGTTAATAGAAAGATACTTGATGTTAGTAAGAACTGCATTTTGGGCCAACCAAATCAGAGAACAAAGATGGAATGTGCTACTTTCTTCTCCAAGCCTAGAAAGTGTCCCAACGAGAAGGAGATGACTTACATTCCTTGTAAAAGGCCGTATTCAGGTTCAAATGAGAAGAAGACCGATCATCTGCCACGAGCTCCACTATCATATGGTACTCTTATACCACATAGGCTTTGA
- the LOC114823462 gene encoding uncharacterized protein At4g06744-like isoform X5 — MGAFSFISSLLISTLLVHLCLYHCKVEAFEIIIGGGGGASPPVPSPKYQDCPPPPPPPCPPPPPSPQPSPPPPPSPQPSPPPPPSSPQPSPPPPPSPKPSPPPPPSPQTSPPPPPSSPQPSPPPPPSPKPSPPPPPSPQTSPPPPPSPQPSPPPPPSSPQPSPPPPPSPKPSPPPPPSSPQPSPPPPPSPKPSPPPPPSPQTSPPPPPSPPPPSPHHSPPPPAPPPPPSPQPVLPPPPPPSPQPSPPPPSPYPFDSDRIKIAYYVIKKFVAKIKSDPKGFAKTWRGAEVCNYKGFVCAVHPVYKKKAVSGLDINGAMFEGFNNKLPLRGFLDELPDLVFYHANSNNFTGSVPVNPAMLRYFYELDLSNNKLTGRFPYEVLRAKNLTFLDLRFNFFTGPVPAQVFDLGVDVLFLNNNNFTKQIPDNLGSSPAHYFTFANNKFTGPIPRSIGQASKTLYEVLFLGNKLSGCLPYEIGYLNQATVFDVSSNYLTGPIPASFACLAKIVYLNLAKNKFYGPVPEMVCKLSTLGNLSLADNYFTVVGPECQKLVNRKILDVSKNCILGQPNQRTKMECATFFSKPRKCPNEKEMTYIPCKRPYSGSNEKKTDHLPRAPLSYGTLIPHRL; from the exons ATGGGTGCCttctctttcatttcttcacTTTTGATCTCAACATTGTTGGTGCATTTATGTTTGTACCATTGTAAGGTTGAAGCCTTCGAGATAATCATAGGTGGAGGAGGAGGTGCCAGCCCTCCTGTTCCTTCCCCCAAATACCAAGACTGTcctcctccccctccccctccaTGCCCACCGCCGC CTCCATCACCACAGCCTTCACCACCGCCGCCTCCATCACCACAGCCTTCACCACCACCGCCTCCATCATCACCACAGCCTTCACCACCACCGCCTCCATCACCAAAACCTTCACCACCGCCGCCTCCATCACCACAAACTTCACCACCGCCGCCTCCATCATCACCACAGCCTTCACCACCACCGCCTCCATCACCAAAACCTTCACCACCGCCGCCTCCATCACCACAGACTTCACCACCGCCGCCTCCATCACCACAGCCTTCACCACCACCGCCTCCATCATCACCACAGCCTTCACCACCACCGCCTCCATCACCAAAACCTTCACCACCGCCGCCTCCATCATCACCACAGCCTTCACCACCACCGCCTCCATCACCAAAACCTTCACCACCGCCGCCTCCATCACCACAGACTTCACCACCGCCGCCTCCATCACCACCGCCTCCATCACCACATCATTCACCACCGCCACCTGCTCCCCCTCCCCCTCCAAGCCCACAGCCAGTGCTGCCACCACCGCCGCCTCCATCACCACAGCCTTCACCGCCACCACCTTCCCCCTACCCCTTCGACAGCGACCGAATTAAAATTGCCTACTATGTGATTAAGAAGTTCGTAGCCAAAATCAAGTCCGACCCAAAGGGCTTCGCAAAGACATGGCGAGGTGCGGAAGTTTGCAACTACAAGGGCTTTGTCTGCGCCGTTCATCCTGTCTACAAGAAGAAAGCAGTCTCCGGTTTAGACATCAACGGGGCTATGTTCGAAGGTTTCAACAATAAACTTCCACTCCGTGGCTTCCTTGACGAGTTACCAGACTTGGTGTTTTATCATGCAAACTCCAACAACTTCACAGGCTCAGTCCCGGTAAACCCTGCCATGCTTCGATACTTCTACGAGCTCGATCTCAGCAACAACAAGCTAACTGGAAGGTTTCCGTACGAAGTTTTAAGAGCAAAAAATTTGACATTTTTGGACCTCCGGTTCAACTTCTTTACCGGTCCTGTCCCAGCCCAAGTCTTCGACCTAGGAGTTGATGTGCTCttcctcaacaacaacaatttcaCTAAGCAGATCCCTGACAATCTTGGCTCCTCACCTGCCCATTACTTCACTTTTGCCAACAACAAATTCACCGGTCCGATCCCAAGAAGCATTGGCCAAGCATCCAAAACTCTTTATGAAGTTCTCTTCCTTGGGAACAAGCTTTCAG GGTGTCTGCCATACGAAATTGGGTACCTTAACCAGGCCACCGTGTTCGATGTAAGTTCCAACTACTTAACAGGCCCAATACCAGCCTCGTTTGCTTGCTTGGCCAAGATAGTGTATCTAAACTTAGCCAAGAACAAGTTCTACGGACCCGTGCCTGAGATGGTGTGCAAGTTGTCTACCCTGGGGAACTTGTCTTTGGCAGACAACTATTTCACTGTGGTCGGTCCAGAGTGCCAGAAATTGGTTAATAGAAAGATACTTGATGTTAGTAAGAACTGCATTTTGGGCCAACCAAATCAGAGAACAAAGATGGAATGTGCTACTTTCTTCTCCAAGCCTAGAAAGTGTCCCAACGAGAAGGAGATGACTTACATTCCTTGTAAAAGGCCGTATTCAGGTTCAAATGAGAAGAAGACCGATCATCTGCCACGAGCTCCACTATCATATGGTACTCTTATACCACATAGGCTTTGA
- the LOC114823462 gene encoding uncharacterized protein At4g06744-like isoform X4, which translates to MGAFSFISSLLISTLLVHLCLYHCKVEAFEIIIGGGGGASPPVPSPKYQDCPPPPPPPCPPPPPPPSPPSPQPSPPPPPSPQPSPPPPPSPPPPPSPQTPSPPPPSPQPSPPPPPSPQPSPPPPPSSPQPSPPPPPSPKPSPPPPPSPQTSPPPPPSSPQPSPPPPPSPKPSPPPPPSPQTSPPPPPSPQPSPPPPPSSPQPSPPPPPSPKPSPPPPPSSPQPSPPPPPSPKPSPPPPPSPQTSPPPPPSPQPSPPPPSPYPFDSDRIKIAYYVIKKFVAKIKSDPKGFAKTWRGAEVCNYKGFVCAVHPVYKKKAVSGLDINGAMFEGFNNKLPLRGFLDELPDLVFYHANSNNFTGSVPVNPAMLRYFYELDLSNNKLTGRFPYEVLRAKNLTFLDLRFNFFTGPVPAQVFDLGVDVLFLNNNNFTKQIPDNLGSSPAHYFTFANNKFTGPIPRSIGQASKTLYEVLFLGNKLSGCLPYEIGYLNQATVFDVSSNYLTGPIPASFACLAKIVYLNLAKNKFYGPVPEMVCKLSTLGNLSLADNYFTVVGPECQKLVNRKILDVSKNCILGQPNQRTKMECATFFSKPRKCPNEKEMTYIPCKRPYSGSNEKKTDHLPRAPLSYGTLIPHRL; encoded by the exons ATGGGTGCCttctctttcatttcttcacTTTTGATCTCAACATTGTTGGTGCATTTATGTTTGTACCATTGTAAGGTTGAAGCCTTCGAGATAATCATAGGTGGAGGAGGAGGTGCCAGCCCTCCTGTTCCTTCCCCCAAATACCAAGACTGTcctcctccccctccccctccaTGCCCACCGCCGCCTCCACCACCGTCGCCTCCATCACCACAGCCTTCACCACCGCCGCCTCCATCACCACAGCCTTCACCACCGCCGCCTCCATCACCACCGCCGCCACCATCACCACAGACTCCATCACCGCCGCCTCCATCACCACAGCCTTCACCACCGCCGCCTCCATCACCACAGCCTTCACCACCACCGCCTCCATCATCACCACAGCCTTCACCACCACCGCCTCCATCACCAAAACCTTCACCACCGCCGCCTCCATCACCACAAACTTCACCACCGCCGCCTCCATCATCACCACAGCCTTCACCACCACCGCCTCCATCACCAAAACCTTCACCACCGCCGCCTCCATCACCACAGACTTCACCACCGCCGCCTCCATCACCACAGCCTTCACCACCACCGCCTCCATCATCACCACAGCCTTCACCACCACCGCCTCCATCACCAAAACCTTCACCACCGCCGCCTCCATCATCACCACAGCCTTCACCACCACCGCCTCCATCACCAAAACCTTCACCACCGCCGCCTCCATCACCACAGACTTCACCACCGCCGC CTCCATCACCACAGCCTTCACCGCCACCACCTTCCCCCTACCCCTTCGACAGCGACCGAATTAAAATTGCCTACTATGTGATTAAGAAGTTCGTAGCCAAAATCAAGTCCGACCCAAAGGGCTTCGCAAAGACATGGCGAGGTGCGGAAGTTTGCAACTACAAGGGCTTTGTCTGCGCCGTTCATCCTGTCTACAAGAAGAAAGCAGTCTCCGGTTTAGACATCAACGGGGCTATGTTCGAAGGTTTCAACAATAAACTTCCACTCCGTGGCTTCCTTGACGAGTTACCAGACTTGGTGTTTTATCATGCAAACTCCAACAACTTCACAGGCTCAGTCCCGGTAAACCCTGCCATGCTTCGATACTTCTACGAGCTCGATCTCAGCAACAACAAGCTAACTGGAAGGTTTCCGTACGAAGTTTTAAGAGCAAAAAATTTGACATTTTTGGACCTCCGGTTCAACTTCTTTACCGGTCCTGTCCCAGCCCAAGTCTTCGACCTAGGAGTTGATGTGCTCttcctcaacaacaacaatttcaCTAAGCAGATCCCTGACAATCTTGGCTCCTCACCTGCCCATTACTTCACTTTTGCCAACAACAAATTCACCGGTCCGATCCCAAGAAGCATTGGCCAAGCATCCAAAACTCTTTATGAAGTTCTCTTCCTTGGGAACAAGCTTTCAG GGTGTCTGCCATACGAAATTGGGTACCTTAACCAGGCCACCGTGTTCGATGTAAGTTCCAACTACTTAACAGGCCCAATACCAGCCTCGTTTGCTTGCTTGGCCAAGATAGTGTATCTAAACTTAGCCAAGAACAAGTTCTACGGACCCGTGCCTGAGATGGTGTGCAAGTTGTCTACCCTGGGGAACTTGTCTTTGGCAGACAACTATTTCACTGTGGTCGGTCCAGAGTGCCAGAAATTGGTTAATAGAAAGATACTTGATGTTAGTAAGAACTGCATTTTGGGCCAACCAAATCAGAGAACAAAGATGGAATGTGCTACTTTCTTCTCCAAGCCTAGAAAGTGTCCCAACGAGAAGGAGATGACTTACATTCCTTGTAAAAGGCCGTATTCAGGTTCAAATGAGAAGAAGACCGATCATCTGCCACGAGCTCCACTATCATATGGTACTCTTATACCACATAGGCTTTGA
- the LOC114823462 gene encoding uncharacterized protein At4g06744-like isoform X3, translated as MGAFSFISSLLISTLLVHLCLYHCKVEAFEIIIGGGGGASPPVPSPKYQDCPPPPPPPCPPPPPPPSPPSPQPSPPPPPSPQPSPPPPPSPPPPPSPQTPSPPPPSPQPSPPPPPSPQPSPPPPPSSPQPSPPPPPSPKPSPPPPPSPQTSPPPPPSSPQPSPPPPPSPKPSPPPPPSPQTSPPPPPSPQPSPPPPPSPKPSPPPPPSPQTSPPPPPSPPPPSPHHSPPPPAPPPPPSPQPVLPPPPPPSPQPSPPPPSPYPFDSDRIKIAYYVIKKFVAKIKSDPKGFAKTWRGAEVCNYKGFVCAVHPVYKKKAVSGLDINGAMFEGFNNKLPLRGFLDELPDLVFYHANSNNFTGSVPVNPAMLRYFYELDLSNNKLTGRFPYEVLRAKNLTFLDLRFNFFTGPVPAQVFDLGVDVLFLNNNNFTKQIPDNLGSSPAHYFTFANNKFTGPIPRSIGQASKTLYEVLFLGNKLSGCLPYEIGYLNQATVFDVSSNYLTGPIPASFACLAKIVYLNLAKNKFYGPVPEMVCKLSTLGNLSLADNYFTVVGPECQKLVNRKILDVSKNCILGQPNQRTKMECATFFSKPRKCPNEKEMTYIPCKRPYSGSNEKKTDHLPRAPLSYGTLIPHRL; from the exons ATGGGTGCCttctctttcatttcttcacTTTTGATCTCAACATTGTTGGTGCATTTATGTTTGTACCATTGTAAGGTTGAAGCCTTCGAGATAATCATAGGTGGAGGAGGAGGTGCCAGCCCTCCTGTTCCTTCCCCCAAATACCAAGACTGTcctcctccccctccccctccaTGCCCACCGCCGCCTCCACCACCGTCGCCTCCATCACCACAGCCTTCACCACCGCCGCCTCCATCACCACAGCCTTCACCACCGCCGCCTCCATCACCACCGCCGCCACCATCACCACAGACTCCATCACCGCCGCCTCCATCACCACAGCCTTCACCACCGCCGCCTCCATCACCACAGCCTTCACCACCACCGCCTCCATCATCACCACAGCCTTCACCACCACCGCCTCCATCACCAAAACCTTCACCACCGCCGCCTCCATCACCACAAACTTCACCACCGCCGCCTCCATCATCACCACAGCCTTCACCACCACCGCCTCCATCACCAAAACCTTCACCACCGCCGCCTCCATCACCACAGACTTCACCACCGCCGCCTCCATCACCACAGCCTTCACCACCACCGC CTCCATCACCAAAACCTTCACCACCGCCGCCTCCATCACCACAGACTTCACCACCGCCGCCTCCATCACCACCGCCTCCATCACCACATCATTCACCACCGCCACCTGCTCCCCCTCCCCCTCCAAGCCCACAGCCAGTGCTGCCACCACCGCCGCCTCCATCACCACAGCCTTCACCGCCACCACCTTCCCCCTACCCCTTCGACAGCGACCGAATTAAAATTGCCTACTATGTGATTAAGAAGTTCGTAGCCAAAATCAAGTCCGACCCAAAGGGCTTCGCAAAGACATGGCGAGGTGCGGAAGTTTGCAACTACAAGGGCTTTGTCTGCGCCGTTCATCCTGTCTACAAGAAGAAAGCAGTCTCCGGTTTAGACATCAACGGGGCTATGTTCGAAGGTTTCAACAATAAACTTCCACTCCGTGGCTTCCTTGACGAGTTACCAGACTTGGTGTTTTATCATGCAAACTCCAACAACTTCACAGGCTCAGTCCCGGTAAACCCTGCCATGCTTCGATACTTCTACGAGCTCGATCTCAGCAACAACAAGCTAACTGGAAGGTTTCCGTACGAAGTTTTAAGAGCAAAAAATTTGACATTTTTGGACCTCCGGTTCAACTTCTTTACCGGTCCTGTCCCAGCCCAAGTCTTCGACCTAGGAGTTGATGTGCTCttcctcaacaacaacaatttcaCTAAGCAGATCCCTGACAATCTTGGCTCCTCACCTGCCCATTACTTCACTTTTGCCAACAACAAATTCACCGGTCCGATCCCAAGAAGCATTGGCCAAGCATCCAAAACTCTTTATGAAGTTCTCTTCCTTGGGAACAAGCTTTCAG GGTGTCTGCCATACGAAATTGGGTACCTTAACCAGGCCACCGTGTTCGATGTAAGTTCCAACTACTTAACAGGCCCAATACCAGCCTCGTTTGCTTGCTTGGCCAAGATAGTGTATCTAAACTTAGCCAAGAACAAGTTCTACGGACCCGTGCCTGAGATGGTGTGCAAGTTGTCTACCCTGGGGAACTTGTCTTTGGCAGACAACTATTTCACTGTGGTCGGTCCAGAGTGCCAGAAATTGGTTAATAGAAAGATACTTGATGTTAGTAAGAACTGCATTTTGGGCCAACCAAATCAGAGAACAAAGATGGAATGTGCTACTTTCTTCTCCAAGCCTAGAAAGTGTCCCAACGAGAAGGAGATGACTTACATTCCTTGTAAAAGGCCGTATTCAGGTTCAAATGAGAAGAAGACCGATCATCTGCCACGAGCTCCACTATCATATGGTACTCTTATACCACATAGGCTTTGA